The nucleotide sequence GCCTTGTATCCGCGCACCGTGCGAGATGTCTTCACTAAATTGAACACCTTCGGTTGTATGGACCTCGATCAGGGGTTCGCCGTTGCGACCGTACTGTTCAAATACTGATGCCTTCGTTCCGATAAATCGGAAGAAATGATCGCCGCCACGTTTACCGGATGGATACGTATAACCGGATTCAATAATACCTGTGATACCGTCTTCCGTTCGTAACACGCCGATGCCGCTATCCTCTACACCGCGGGTGTGCATTGCGTTGGACATGACCGCGCCAACGACTGTGATTTGCTGATCGCCGACGAATTGAAGGAATGTGTCAATGCCGTGTGCCGCTTCGACTGCCCAGCATCCACCACCGGATATACTCGGAGTGTTGTGCCAATAAGACGGTGTCGGATCGTAACGGGATGGAGGACCGTTATTTAACCTGCTATTGTATAGGGTCAGTTCGCCTAAGCTTCCATCGGTTACCATCTCTTTCACAACACTCACGATTCGGCTTGCGCGGTTCGGTAGCACGAGCGCGCTAAATACACCGTGCTTTTCGGATGCCTCCGCTGCAGGACGCAGCCTGTCTGCACAATCCGCAAATGGTTTATCTAAAAGATAAGGAATCCGTCGATCTACGCATGCTTGGACGTGTGCAGGCATCTCAGTATGTTTGCCAGCGACAAGCGCAGCGTCCGGTTTGCTTGTGTCGAGGCATGCTGCCGCTGTCTCAAATCCGCGACATTGAAAATCGTCCGCTAACTGTTGTCGGGGATCCGCCTCAGCATCCATCACACCGACAATCTCGTGTCCGAGTTCATGCGCAGTGCGAGCCATACTCCGTCCGTGGTGACTATAGGAAAGAACAACTAATCTCATATTATGTCTCCTTTTTCTAATAGTTGTCAGCCATCAGCAGTCAGAAAGTTTGTAAGTGTATCTAAAGTTGTTAACCACTTTACTAGGGGAAACACCCAAGCAAAAACACTTTAGCACACTTTACGGACTTTAAAACTTTCCGATAACTGACTGCTGATGGCTGACTGCTACCTGTAAAATGAATACATCTGCAATCCTGTGAAGAGCCGAATCAGTACCCATACGCCACCTACCATGAATTCACCGAGAATCAGTCCTAAAAAGAGTGGATACGCTTTGCGATAGAGGCGAATCCCGCCCACTTTCAATAGGATTGTTTTGATGCCCCAACTGATGAATATTGAAAACCACAACCTCCCGATCGTCGATCTTTCACCGGCGACCATGTAGCCAGCCGGGTGGAGGGGCCAGAACGGGAATAAAGTTCGTAGCCACCAAAAGAAACCGGTCAAAACTGCACCGACACCTATAAAGATCACGGCAGGAACATCAGTGTCAGCCGGGTGCTGGAGCCAACTTTGTAGCAGTTTATAGCCACCGGTACCAAGGTCGCTGACAACACCGATGTCGTACCCAACAACAAAGTATGCCCAAAACGATGCAAGGATGCCAATCACCGCTGCGAGCATCATCGCGACAATGAGTCTACCCGAGCGCATGCCTGTTTCTTCGGCAAGTTTGAATCCTTCAAGCGTATGGGGCATCGGATGGGCACGTGAGCCTCGATTGAAGGTCAAATAGAGGCGCATCATCGTTAAACTGCCGCGTGAAATCAATCGGGTCCCGAAAATATCGGTGAGGATATCGTGCGGCGTTGCATACGTCCGTATCGTCGGCGGTCCAACCTCAGCACGGATACGCGTCAGACTCATTGCTAACAGGTAATAGATTAAAAAATAGAGTCCGATTGTCCAGAATTCCATTCCACCTTGTCGTGAAAAGGCGAATAAGAAAAACAAGCCACAAACGAGTCCAATCGCTGCCCAGCGATAGCGCATCGGCTCCCTGCTGTCGTCAATGTCGCCCGGCGACTTGCGGATTCGGAAGACGTACTTGAAGACCGCAAAAAAGTAGCGTCGTCCACCCCACAACGCAAAACAAGCGAGCACGAGATAGCCCCCCATTACCTGTTGCCAGTCGTACGGGAACCCCGGCATCACATCGAGTCCGAGCGCGCTTCCCAATATCCGTTGTGCTTTCCAGAACCAGTAGAAAAACCAAATTGAAAACGACATCTCTAACGGCATGAGAAAAGCGAGTCCGACGGCAAACGAGCGGACATAAACGGGTGTCCACCCCATCGATCGCCACGGTTTTTGGGTGAAGTATTGCCCGATTTCGGCGTGCCGCACTGGGATTTCAGGAATCTCCGGGAATAGGACATGGAAGCCGTTGACAAGATTGATACCTCCTGCGATTGCGAATCCCAGCCACATCATCTTTGACTTGAAAAGTCGTCCGTCAAGCCTCGTCATTTCCAACGGTAATTGCACAATAGGATACGTCAACCGTTCCCGTTCTATCCACTGTCTTCGGAGGAAAACATCTATACAAATCATCACCCAGATGAGAACAGTTAAAAAAATTGTCCACCAGAGGATTGGACGTAGCCAACCCAGTAGGTGCACTTTCGTGTAAATAGTGCTCTCCCCGTCATAGAATGCCTGTAGACTTGCCACATCGTTGGATGTAAGCCATGGCGGGAGGTATCGCCAGAAGAGTTGTTTCCATTCGTTTTCAGGTGTCGCGAACCAGTATCCATCGGATATCGTCGGAATGACCGTCTGCATCATGTCATGCCCCGCGATCGCAGAAGAGAGCGATAGCATCACAAAGACCGTCAGCAGTTCACCCTGCCTGAGAGCGAATCGTGGTAAAAATCGGTTCAACAGAAGATTGAAAGGGATAAGCACCATCAACGTGATAATCACGTTATAGATGAGTGACATCGTGGTCGGGAGGGTGCTCCAAAACTTGAGGTGGTTTGCCATGATAAAGTAGGTATTCACCGGAATCAGTAGCAAACCGAGTATGATGGCACGAAATGTTACGCCAGGATGGAAATTTTGCTTTTTCAAAATCGTGTCTGGTATAAAAAAAGTAGCTTCAAGTGTAATATTCCGTTTTGTGGTAGGAACTTGTAGTATATTTATACTTCTTTGTCTTGTTTTATAACACGGTGTTGAGTATTTATTTCAAAATAGCGACAGCAACAGAAATAATCATGGCTCCGGGGGCACATACAATCGTTATCCAGTTTCGCATTCCTGCAATCGTGTTTTGCTTACCTTTGCGTTCCGATATACCGTTCTCAACAGTGCGGAGCCGGGTATCCATCTCATCTAAACGCTGATTGACCTGATCAAAACTGTCTTTCATTAACTGGTAGAGTTCTTCATTTGTCATTTCTCTGTTCCTTTGATTTTTTGTTAATTATGCCGGTCCGAATTGAAGATTGACTTGTGACCATAATTGTACCACAAGTTTTATTTTCTGTCATCTTCTTTTCTCAGTTTCCTTCTCGCTCGCCAATACCCAAACTGCCGGAGATAGTAATTAATATTTTTACGGATTCCCTCAAACTCTGGCACGAATGGACACTGTCCACCAAGCACAACAAGTTCCATCTTGGCACGCGTCATTGCAACATAGAAAACGCGCCGCTCCTCTGTAAGTATACTATCTCGACGGGGAAAGCGATGCGCCAATGTATTGTGGATAAGGATAACTTTTTCCCATTCTCTACCCTTCACTTTGTGGATCGTCGTTACCTCAGGTGAAGCTGGATGGTTGATAAGCATCTCCTGAATCCGTTCTGTTTCGTCGTTGGTACGTGCGAGAATAGCGATTTCTTTCGGGAGTTCTAACTCGCGTAGTAAGGTGGTTTCTACGGTTTCTGGGGTTGTCTCTACGATTTTTATGCGCTGCTGCATCGGATTACGTGCGCGGAGATTTTTGCGGATTCGCGGTTCGTTTCGCTCAATCAAAGCCCGTGCGTGTTCAACAATCGTTGACGTAGAACGGTAATTGCGTGTGATTTCATACTTTTTCACATTCTTCCGATCCGTAAATGCCTGCATAATCTCGGAGTTGCCACCACGAAAACTGTAGATTGCTTGGTCATCATCACCGACAGCGAAAAGGTTCTCTGATAAGAGCGAAATCAGCCGGAAGTCGGCAGGAGAGATGTCTTGGAATTCGTCAACAAGCAGATAGGGGTATTTGTCTCGGTAGGTTTGGTGGAGATCGGGATAGGTCTCAAGAAGGTTCGCTGCGTGGATAATCATATCCTCGAAATCGACGGCGTTTGCTGCAGTTTTGAGCGTCTCATATTTTATGGCAAATGCCTTTGCCACAGGATCGTCGAGTGTAGCTGGGTCGAACACACCTGTAACAACCTGCCGTTTCGCTCGCGTAACGGTCTCTTCTATGCCGCTGAAACGTTCGAGGAGATTCTCGAAGTCTGGATGTCTATCAAAATGTTTCTCGTAGGTGATGCTGAAATGCTGGCAGAATATTTCAAGGATGAGTTGGTTGCTGTACCGCACCCGTAACGGATCGGCACGGTTGAACACACTCGCTTGATCTCTATGGAACGCAATCCAGTACGCTTCGCAACGATTCGCCTCTCGTCCTGTGACCCGTTCAAGTACTTCAAAACGGAATTGTGTTTCTCCTTCAGATCGGATTGCTTGACGGAGTCTATCGTTTGAGGAGTGGTCGAAGTGTTCCTTACGCCGCCGATCTGGGTTTGTCGTCTGTCCGATATAGCATTTGCCGGTCTTTTTGCTCTCTATTTTATAGATGGCGACCGAGGTAGTGGAGGCTTTGCGTTCAATCTGTCTCCGCTCGTTTGTGATGATCTGATCAATCTGTCCCGACCAGATTTCAGGAATATGGTTAAACGCTGCGCGTTTATAGTTTTCGGTGATAATGTCTTTACCGAAGGCGTGGAGTGTGCGGATGACAGGTTTTTGGGCGGTTTCGGATGCCGTGAGTTCCCGCAAGATACGTGTTTCCATCTCTTCAACGGCTTTTCTATTGAAGGCAATAGCGAGAATATGTGAGGGTGGGATGTTGTGGGTCTGGATAAGGTTTAGAATTCGTGCCGTTACGACTGTAGTTTTTCCACTACCGGGTCCTGCGATGACGATAGCGGGACCCGCAACATGGTTAGCGGCTTTTTCCTGATTTCTATCGAGTCTCATATTTTTAGCAAATTAAGTGCGAAAACCTCCAGAGTTGACGGAGGTTGTAAGAAATGATACTCATGAGTCAACAGTGTTTTTGAAATCTTCATAAGCTCCAATTTTTATTAGATTCTGGCGTGCTCGAATTGGTCGAGCATCATTCATTCGGAGTGTGTCAACCGTCACCCGACCTATAGGAGTTCGACCTTCTATTTTACCGGTTTCCCAATTTAAAAGAAAATGAACTGTCCAGTCATCAATTCGAGGGTTGAAAAGTCTAACATCTGCTCCTGTTACTGGGTCAGTTCCTTTTTGATGCGAGGATTTGTACCTGTTACATTGTGAGCAAGCAAATG is from Candidatus Poribacteria bacterium and encodes:
- a CDS encoding HNH endonuclease signature motif containing protein, which encodes MSVSEPLRACVASRANERCEYCQYPQEFTTFSLPVDHIVPQAADGPTEPDNLAFACSQCNRYKSSHQKGTDPVTGADVRLFNPRIDDWTVHFLLNWETGKIEGRTPIGRVTVDTLRMNDARPIRARQNLIKIGAYEDFKNTVDS
- a CDS encoding Gfo/Idh/MocA family oxidoreductase yields the protein MRLVVLSYSHHGRSMARTAHELGHEIVGVMDAEADPRQQLADDFQCRGFETAAACLDTSKPDAALVAGKHTEMPAHVQACVDRRIPYLLDKPFADCADRLRPAAEASEKHGVFSALVLPNRASRIVSVVKEMVTDGSLGELTLYNSRLNNGPPSRYDPTPSYWHNTPSISGGGCWAVEAAHGIDTFLQFVGDQQITVVGAVMSNAMHTRGVEDSGIGVLRTEDGITGIIESGYTYPSGKRGGDHFFRFIGTKASVFEQYGRNGEPLIEVHTTEGVQFSEDISHGARIQGVMGTAFDAIRDGGTFEPTVADAVRILEIQDAVYAHARQGVITHGPHPMS
- a CDS encoding UvrD-helicase domain-containing protein; translation: MRLDRNQEKAANHVAGPAIVIAGPGSGKTTVVTARILNLIQTHNIPPSHILAIAFNRKAVEEMETRILRELTASETAQKPVIRTLHAFGKDIITENYKRAAFNHIPEIWSGQIDQIITNERRQIERKASTTSVAIYKIESKKTGKCYIGQTTNPDRRRKEHFDHSSNDRLRQAIRSEGETQFRFEVLERVTGREANRCEAYWIAFHRDQASVFNRADPLRVRYSNQLILEIFCQHFSITYEKHFDRHPDFENLLERFSGIEETVTRAKRQVVTGVFDPATLDDPVAKAFAIKYETLKTAANAVDFEDMIIHAANLLETYPDLHQTYRDKYPYLLVDEFQDISPADFRLISLLSENLFAVGDDDQAIYSFRGGNSEIMQAFTDRKNVKKYEITRNYRSTSTIVEHARALIERNEPRIRKNLRARNPMQQRIKIVETTPETVETTLLRELELPKEIAILARTNDETERIQEMLINHPASPEVTTIHKVKGREWEKVILIHNTLAHRFPRRDSILTEERRVFYVAMTRAKMELVVLGGQCPFVPEFEGIRKNINYYLRQFGYWRARRKLRKEDDRK